In Desulfolucanica intricata, the genomic window TTAGGATTATGATGACTAAATATAGTAACAAAAATAAATCCGGGGGTATAACTCCGGATTTATTTTTATCAAAAAAAACATATTATTTGTCGCACAGATGACAGAAAGCATGTCATCAAGGTGACAGACATTTTGTCGTTAATATGTCATAATTGGACCACTAAATAAACCCACCTTTTTGTATTAATAAGGAGAGCTAATAATAAAAGAATTATTTGTTTTATTTAGGTTGTATAATTAAGATTACTGATAAAGGTGGAGTTTATTAAAAAACAACAAAAGGTGGTGAACGGGTCTAATTTAATTTTAACTTAGAAAGGGTTTTTCTATGTTAAGAAAATGGCTGCAAAAATTATTTAAGAGTAACCCTCATGAAATTAGAGTTCAAGAACTTAGAGTCAAATTGAAGAAGTATCAGGAATTAGCTGAAGATGCCTATAAGCTTGGTGATGCTGAAGCTTATAGAGCAATCGAGACGATGATAAGAGAAACTTTTATGGAATTAATGACGGCATCTTTTTGTGCTGGTTTATATTCTTTACTGCCTCATATAATTCTTATTTGGTTACTTAGCTTTTTGTTCGGTCCGATTCATGTGGGTAACTACCAAATTGGTATTTTGCTTTGGTATCCTGCCATTGTAATTCCAATTTATCTTATATACAAAAAATTGCGGAATACAAAAGCCAATAAAAATGATATTGTGCAGGGGTGTACAAATTAATTAGAATTTTTTAAAGTCATAGGTGAGGTGGCATAAAGATGTTTTTTGAAGTGGCTGACGTTACTGTAAGTCCGGTAGTGTTAATTCTATGGTCTATAGTTACCGGCTATGTGTTTTCATCGGTTGGAGCAGCCGGTGGTATTCTTGCCGGTATAGGGCACATAAGCATATTTGGTATTAAAAATGCTAATATAATTAAACCTATGAACCAAATTTTAACCACTATAAGTCCTGTTGTTTCAACTCCAATGTACATTCGTGAAAAAAGAATAGTGGTGCCCGTTGCAATTTCTTTAGCGGCAGGTGGAATTGCCGGTGCTTTATTAGGTTCATGGTTATCCCACTCTTATCTACCTGATTTGTCATCTTATAAGCCGTTTTTTGGAATCGTAACCTATATTGTTGCTGTTAGATTATGGTATGAACTTACTCCGGGATTTAGAAATAGACAAGTTAAAGTTAAAGAGGCAACTAAAACTTTTGAAGCAAAAGTAAAAGAGTTGAAAGAAAACGGGAGAATGTCCGAAATTAAAGAAATTGGTGTTAATTTTACACAAACAGGCTTAGGTAATAACAAATTTACTTTTGCCGGACAGACTTTTGAGTATAAAACAATTGTTCCTTTTACTGCAGGTTTATTGGTAGCAATTGTATCTTCATCAATGGGTGTTGGTGGTGGATTCTTACTGGTTCCCTTTGTAACAAGTTTTATGGGTTTTCCAGCGTTTATTGTTGCCGGTACTGTGACTCTTTCCATATTAGTAACTTCATTAACTAGTATTATCAACTATATCCAGTTAGGTAGTACAATGGATTATACAATGCTAATGTTTGAATTAATTGGAGTAGCTATTGGTTCATATTTAGGACCAAAACTTTCTAAGTATATTAAAGCTGTTTACTTTAAAGCGCTTTTAGCAATAATTTTAACTTATACAGGTACTTCATATGTTTTTGGAAAATTAATTTTCGAACTAACCGGATTTAAAATGTAATATAAAAAATATTAAAGAATAAATTGTAAAAATTTATAAATATTTATGTTTTGTGTATTGAGGGAGGTTCACATCTATGAAATGTGCAATCTGTAAACAAGATCCA contains:
- a CDS encoding sulfite exporter TauE/SafE family protein, whose amino-acid sequence is MFFEVADVTVSPVVLILWSIVTGYVFSSVGAAGGILAGIGHISIFGIKNANIIKPMNQILTTISPVVSTPMYIREKRIVVPVAISLAAGGIAGALLGSWLSHSYLPDLSSYKPFFGIVTYIVAVRLWYELTPGFRNRQVKVKEATKTFEAKVKELKENGRMSEIKEIGVNFTQTGLGNNKFTFAGQTFEYKTIVPFTAGLLVAIVSSSMGVGGGFLLVPFVTSFMGFPAFIVAGTVTLSILVTSLTSIINYIQLGSTMDYTMLMFELIGVAIGSYLGPKLSKYIKAVYFKALLAIILTYTGTSYVFGKLIFELTGFKM